One Rosa chinensis cultivar Old Blush chromosome 3, RchiOBHm-V2, whole genome shotgun sequence DNA window includes the following coding sequences:
- the LOC112194451 gene encoding uncharacterized protein LOC112194451, translating into MSNHEPKPKRSKFIDSWFKRTNVESPSSNVVSEPSISSPNIDVEPQPSIPEPQNNVNAFERDPGLRCAIWKYPDPVNERDSIRKAYVLLGPFQLELEFPFTEEGSQQRRFQFSWFKDNPWLEYSIALDRTYCFPCFLFDTKDSHYPAFTVDGFKAWKRVLVVIIC; encoded by the coding sequence ATGTCAAATCATGAGCCAAAACCGAAACGATCAAAATTCATTGACTCATGGTTTAAAAGAACAAATGTTGAGTCGCCAAGTTCAAATGTGGTTTCTGAACCTTCCATATCCTCTCCAAATATTGATGTTGAACCCCAACCTTCCATTCCTGAACCACAAAATAATGTCAACGCTTTTGAACGTGATCCTGGATTACGTTGTGCCATATGGAAATATCCAGATCCAGTGAATGAGCGGGATAGTATTCGAAAAGCCTATGTTTTGTTGGGTCCATTTCAACTTGAGTTAGAATTTCCATTCACTGAAGAAGGGAGTCAACAACGTAGATTTCAGTTTTCTTGGTTCAAGGACAATCCATGGCTTGAATATTCAATTGCTCTTGATAGGACGTATTGCTTCCCTTGTTTTCTATTTGACACTAAAGATTCTCACTATCCAGCATTCACCGTTGATGGGTTTAAGGCTTGGAAGAGGGTTTTGGTGGTGATAATATGTTGA